Below is a genomic region from Triticum dicoccoides isolate Atlit2015 ecotype Zavitan chromosome 5A, WEW_v2.0, whole genome shotgun sequence.
CATCTGTCCATCCACTCACCGATGTAATGCATGATTGACCCTAGATGACCTTGCTAGATGAGGTATATGTACTAGCTAAATCAATTAAATTATGAATGCGTAGTGTTGGCTCTATACTTATATGCACAACTTCAAGATTTAAATTGCCCCTTAGCTAATTCATCCTATTCTAGGTACATCCATTTGCTGCTCCAGCCAAACGAGTTTGGCCTGCGTCTGTCCACTCACATCCCTGTGCCACGGAGGAGCCCCTTTTCTCGAAGATAAGATACAGATGAATAACCATTTAGTTACGTTTGTGTTTGAATCTGTTGATGCCGTAGATCATATGGAACTACTTCTCTTTCTTTAAGTTGTGTGTTAATTGCATAATACTACTGTTTATTTAAGTTGTGTTATTAATTAATTGCATAGCAATGTAATTTTGGTGAAGTTGTTTCTTTCAGGATATATCCATAAATAAGGCTATCGGTGGTCACCAGAATAGATAGCAATGTAATTTTCTTGAACCTACTTTGTTGGGAAGAACAAGTTAGTGTGCACGAAATTTTTGGCAAAAATGATTATTCTCTTCAGTCTAATTCACATCTAAAGTTGTAACCAAATATCCTGCAGCAATGTGTAGGGTCTCagcctagtactccctccgttccaaattactcgtcgcagaaatggatgtatctagaactaaaatacatctagatacatccatacctacgacaagtaatttggaacggagggagtacatgtgtatGTATTGTGCAAAATGGGTACAGAAGGTTAAATTTTATGTTGTATGTAAACAAATTTTGTATCGTATTTTGTGTCAGAGGAGAATTTAAGTTCTTATTGTTCTTATATGGATGACGGATGAGATTCCATAGATAGAGAGACAGTGGACACAACATATCTGATATTCAGCTATTCCATTCCAGATAAGAATCATACAGTTGGATTTCAAGGTAGAAATTGTAGGCAACAAACCTGAGGCGATAGCTggggagcttcattcggctgggtaTGCATCCATCCCAATGGCTCCAAGTCTGCAAGGAACTCATGCTCTGGTAGATTCGCTGGGAGAGTCACCATCTGGTGAGTTCCATGCTGTGGGGGAATGGATATGCATCTAATCTCCTTGACTTGGGGATTATCCTGTGGACTCAGTCCATACAGGAAACCTGCAACCTGTGTCCGTAGATCTGCTATGCATATGAACTTCTTCAATATATTCTTGGGCATGATGTAAGTATAGCCAGTCTCCTGTACACAGAATACACACGGTCAGTAAGCATTCAGCAGTCATTAGTTGGGAATTCTATGGGTAAATCGAGGAGAGAGAGGTTGCTGTACTGACCTTTATATCATCTGAGTTAACATAAATGTGGTTGACACGGAGATATAAGTTTGTAGCAGAGATGGCCCTGACACGCCAGTCTGTTTTCGATGCAAATGCTGCTTGCTCGTACGGACTGGTTGTCGTGATAATGAGTTCATCGCCATGCACATTAGTTGTCCTTGTTGTAACTGCATTTGACTGAGGTGTCTCTCGGGACTGCAAATTCAAGTAAATACATGTGAGAAAACTGACATGATTAGCTATGCATATAAACTAGAAACAAAGCCTATTACAATTTTTTACCTGTTTCTCAATCTCAGCTATCTGTTGCCTCTGCTGTGATGGTGGGGCTATTTCAGCACCAAGTATTATATCACGAATCTCAGATTGTGTAAGTGCAGAAGTATTAACGTTGTTTTTCTTTGCATAATCGGAAAGAATGAGATCCCTGAGCGCACATTCGACCTTGAGCCACTGCTCATCAGTCAAACTTGGCCAGATATGATGTGGTTCCGTAACAATTGTCTTGTCAGGCTTCAGTAACATCTTAGCCTTCTCATTATTGACATGTAGTGCTCGCAATATAAGCACAAGACGAGAGAATGCAGTGTAGGATGAGATACTTTTCAGCCAATCATCGTATATGTTATAAAGAACCATCTGAGGCTCTGTAGCCTTGAGAATAAGATCACCGAATTTCTCAATCTTCAAGCAAGCTTGGAATGGCAGCTGCAACTCACTACCCTTAATAACAATATTAGGGAAGTCAAGCAGATGGACTTCCAACGGATCCAACATACCCTTCCTTGTCACAATAATTTGCTTTGGCTGCTCTTCCACAGGAAGAGATCGAACTAAGGCAGCAACCTCCTCAGCTGTTTTCCACTTGGCCAGCTGCCCTAGACGCTTTTGTCCTGCCCATACACTTGTGTGGATGACCTGCAGATTATAATCCATTTTCATATAAGTCTTCCAGATTGTGATATGGCACAGTTATGCCATTACTACAGCAAAACTAGAATTAAAAgcaaaagaaaaataacaaacctTAAGAAATAGTTGACCAGTCCTTGgattgaaaataaagattgcaCCATTTATTGGTTTGGTGGTCAGGTTACCTTCAAAGGTTTTGTGAATGGTAACACGATAGACATTTGTGTCATCCACAAACCATATGATTTGGTTGCTGAATATCTCTCCATAATTCTGTGAAGACAGATATGGCTCAGTGGGTTCAGATGAATACAACTGGAGACCCTTCCTTATTCGCTCCCTCAGCACATACAGGGCAGGATTTGACTGTAAAAAAAGCACGGCATATATATAAGACATCTACCACAAGAGAGATATGCCAACAGCAGCTATATTTGTTACAGTTAACATGATTATTACCTTCATGATCTTGTTCATTGCTTGCTGGAGGAGAGGCTTTGACCCAGGGAACCAGTTACCGAAAGCAGAGTGCAGATTATATGCTAGATCGAGTCCAATCATCACCCCTGTAATAAATATTAATCAACATTAACTACAGACGATTCATGCTAGGCAAGAAACTGGCAGTTCATGGATACTCAAAATCATACCAGTCGGAGAAGGGTAGATGGACATATTATCTGTTGTATAATCCATAAATTTAGCCCTTGTGTAACGTTCTATGTCATGTGAGTCGTAGTCTCCCCATCGTAATTGCACATCAATCCAATACTTGTTACTTGCTTTCTGATCGAAGACATCCTTTGACTCAGAAACTAAGCTTGGTTTAGACATCTGCCACCTGTGTGCAGCAAAAAGGAGGACATCTGCACAGGAACTGTTCATCTTGTAACTCTTCCTGGGATGTATTGTTTCTTTCTGTACTGTCTCAATCTCCAACGCATCCAACTCCTGATCCAGAACTTGGCAAAGATCCATAACAACACTTTCATGGACCTTCTGCCAAAGATGTGCACGGAAAATCTGGATCAGAGAGATTTTCAGGGTCGGAATTTTACCATGCATGAATATCCCTGTCAGATCTAGCTGAACCTGGAAACCAACATATACATTTGCACGATTAATGGTTGGTGACCACCAAAGGGTAAATCTTCTATTGGGGATCTGGTTAAGCCCAGAACGCTGCGCATTTGTCAGTTTTTTGTACTTCATTGATTCCTCAAAACCTGAAGCCTTCTCCCAGAACAGACCCTCCCAGGTAGGGAAATATGTTCCTTTAAATAAGGTATGTTCCAGGATACCTTCCACACCTCCGAGTGCTTGGATGACGTCAGTTCTGTAGTTGTTTAAGTTCCATAGCTTTCCATCATGCCGCTGATGTGTCCACCAGAATGGGTTTTGTTTCAGCACTTGATACTGCTTGAAGTCTGTTCTGACCCTCCATCCTTTGTCATATGCCAAAGTGTGGCGGTCTTTTTGGAAAAGTGTGTTGATACGAGGTATACCTCTATCCCAGGAATCTTCCAGATCCTCGAGTGTTAAGCGTCTGTTCTGTGATTGTGCTTCCTGCCTCTTCAAAGCATATTCAGCCCACACGCGCTGTGAATCAATGAACTCACTCTCCCATGGTTGGATGTAGCGATACAAGTTAGGGATAAGCTGGTCCTCTTCATGACTCATACCACTTCGAAAATGCGTCACACCAACATCTGTCTGTTTGCTATACCTGAGATCACTCTGTGGTATCAAAATGTGACCCATTGACAACATGCCCAGACCTCCAATTTCCTTCGGTGTATAAAAGATAACTGGTGGAAACCTGCTAGGCATCTTTGAGTTCAGGCCAATCTTTATACGAGTCTGGATCTTGTTTTCACATTTTACAAGCAGATCCAATAGTTCCTGCGTATGAACAGTGGCTTCACGGAAATATGTCATGAGGCCAATGAGAGCAGTGTTCCACTTGTTAACTATCTTGGTAAATGTTGTTGACCCTGATGACATAAGGATTTGCCTGACACGGTTCTCAAACACTTTCATGTGTTCATCATCAACCCTCAAAAATGCAATGGCTGTCCTCTCCTTTGTCTGCTCATTCTGTAAATTCCATACACCATCTTTTGTGTTGCTGAATGCCTCTTGAGTCATACGTATCTTTGGCAGAATACGGACCTCGAACTCAGACATGCTAAAGAGCAGGTTTGggttatccttgctgtacacagaaACGAAGCCATTCTCCCATTCTAATGTAGTAATGCTCCTTGGGAGGCGGTTCTTCATATCCCAAAATACACTTCTTCCAAGATTTACATCATGCTTCATGAGCCTCATTCTTGCATCCCTAGGCCAACATTTCTTGTTATTGTAACCGACCATGTTCTCATTGTTAGGATCAGGATGCTCTGTCAAGTAACGCTGAATTAAATCCCTTGCTTCTTCATGAGTGAATCGGAACATTATATGCACCTTGTCAATATATCGAGAATAGAGCCTGATGGGATGCCTTGTCTCAACTTTTGTGTCAGTATATGTAAGGAACTCATTTGGCATTTGTGGTGGCCCTGCAATCTCACTAGCTCGAGTTAAACCAAGAAGCAGGAGATCCAGCACCAGCCCATAGTATTGCACAACAAAAGATGCAAACTGAAGACCTCGAATAAGACCATAAGAATTTGTGTGACTCATATCCTTATAAGACAACACAACATTGTTCTTTGCAGTGACATAGTCAGCAATGTTATGGTCCAGGACCAACCGTAGAAGCCTGTTCAACAGAGTCAgatcaattttttcaaagaacttCTCAAATTTTGTCTGCAGCATCACAACACACTGCCCATCGCTCGTGTCCCATATGTCCTGCAAATTGTTTATACCTTGGCACCATTTGTAAACAAGTAGAGGAGGTGGCTCTGAATCAGCAGGCTTTACCCAGTTTGGGAAGAGGTGGCGCTTGTCCCCCTCATACCACAAGTATTGGTCAAGGTATGCATCAGTAATTTTCTCAAGAGGCTCAATTTCATATACCGGGATCAAGTAGCTATACAGATCCATAAACTCAATGCCAACTTCCTTAAAAGCACGCTGAGTAAGAAGATGCCGTTTTATCCTAGACAAAGCTTCATGCGGGTTATCATATGCTTGTTCAATTAAAcccagttcctctctttgcagttgATTTAACCTTACTGCCACACTATAAGACTCTTTTAGTCTTTCCAGTGCCAGTATAAGAAGTTTGGTATCATGCTTGTATGAAAGTGGAGGAAAAGGAATCGGTGAGAACTTTCTTGATTCGAGCCAATGAACTGTGGTTGTATAAATAGCAACTGCCTCTTCAGGTGTCACATACGGCCCATCTTTCAAGTAATTGTGCTGCCTCTCTTGTTCTGCCTTCAGCCACAGACGTGTTAACCTTCCAAGATTTTTGCGGCAGACGGTCTTGTCAACTGTAGCACCACGCCGGATACGCTCACGGTTGTAGTGAGCGACATTTGTCCACCAATCAGCCTTGGACTTCACATAACGAAGTATCATATTTTCAATAGGAACCGGCAGGCCAGGGACCTTCCAGGGGATGTTTGCCTTCCAGCAGCGCCATGCCTCACTAAGATGCTGTAGTATAGTCCGGGCCTTGTTTTGCTTGATGCCCTCTGGCATGGCATCAAGGACATCATGCATAACTGCAGCTCGAAGCTCCAGGTCAAAGTGTGACTCAACACGTTGCTTGGTTACTGTTTTAGCAACTCCTTTTGAATGGCGACCTTCAAACTGCCTGGCCAGTAAATTACCTAACCACCTTTCAAGCAAGGGTACAATACCACGAAGGAAAAACAGCCACACTCTCCACATTGGAGCCCAAAATCCACAGCCAGGTCCTTTTCCAACAGGACCAGTGTTGAAACGATAATATATCAAGTGCTTCAGATCTTTGCACATCCTAATTTGCCGCATCAGACGATACTTGTATCTGTACATACCAGTCAACTGACCAACATGGGAGAATATGTATTGCAAACCATCGGCCAACTGAAAGGCATCAACATTTCCCAAGCGAAATTGGATGTTTGCATCAACAACTAGCTTAGTAAGTCGCAAAATCTCACGGCACAAGTGGAATGCATTTCCAAAACGAGATTTCTTTCTCTCCTTTGTTGTGAGAGTCTTCACAGGCTTCAAGTTGAAATTGTAGTCTAAATGAAGATAGTTAAGATTCTTCCTGTGAATCAACAAGTTTAGCATGTTGTAGCCCTGCTTGCAAACTTGCAACCCAGCTTCTGCCCAGTCAAGCTCTGTAGTTTGAAAGAACTTTGTTGCTTGCAGAGAACGGAACAGATGTTTCTTCTTCTGTGCTTTAGGCGGCCTATGGTGTAGCTCATTGAGCACATAGCACTTCAGCAGCTTCTGGTAGCTCACCCGGACTTTAACTGGATATGCTGGTGGGCTGCAAAACAGATATCGACGGAATCATGAGCAAAAAATATACTATAGAGGAAACTATGTGAAGACAGTGTTAAACTCACTGCAGTACTCACCAGTGCTCTTTGAACCACTCAGATACAAGAGGAATGTCCTCAGCACGGCGTGTTCTACCAGATCTCATGTTAAAAGGCTTTGGGGCAAAGAGTAATGAAATGCCGGCAGCTGTCGTATCAGTGTAGAGTGGAGTTTCTTTCAAAAGAGGGTCCACTCCATCGGGAAGACTAAAgtcgtcttcatcttcatcttcacttGCTTTCTTCTCCCGGTGATCAATCTTGCTGGTTGAAGTGATTGGATTTATCAGAGGATCATAGTAAAATGCAGGTAAATCTGGATCCTCTGTCTTGATATACATTATCATAGGAGTATGATATATGCAAAGTCTCACTTTCCTTGGCCTGTTATTGTACAAGTGTGGGAACGCAATTCTGTATTCAGTCCGAAGTGGTTGACGGATGATGAGTTTGTTGATATCATTAAACTCATTCCAGTCCTCATCCCCTTTCTCCATATCACGGTAGAGTGGCTCAAATTTTGGACCTCCTGATGAGAATGAAAAATTAACATCAGTGCATGATAAGAAAACCTGCAATGTAGAAGAAAATGTTTTCCTGTTTTGATAAAGCATAAGAAAATACATTTGCAGGAAATACAAATTCTGGTTGCTTATGTTTTCACAAAGCCTTGCCAATAGTTAGATACCAAGTGGGAGAAATTTTGATTTAACCAGCAACCAAAAGCTACAACTATGCTAGTCGACTTGCCGTGGCAGTATTTTTTAGCTTGATGCATCAAACATGGcttagaaaagaaaagacaaatatGATTACCTGGGATACACATGTTAAGTGCTTTGGCAGTAAAGAAAGACTCCATGTCAAACAAATAGAAATAATTCCAGTCAATCAAGTCTGACAAAAGTTGACCAGCCAGGCGATAGAGTGTTGCCATGATGGGAAGGGATAGATGCCATTTTCTGTAACTGGGACCATTTAtaagcttagtcttcaccagaggcTTGTGATCATAAAACCATTTATACACAGCTCCATCTTCCTCTGGGTCCAACTCCAATTGTATAGCCTCCAATGGTTCAACATCCAACAAATTATCAGCATAATCCAGTGGAGGTTCCTCATCATCAAATGGAGGAAAGCGCATTCTTTTGAAATGCCGCCTATCTCTCTTCTCCCTTCGCATCATGATCCACATTGAGCCCCACTGGGGAAAGCGCATTATAAGAGATACATTTTTAGCAAGTAACAGGGTG
It encodes:
- the LOC119301424 gene encoding pre-mRNA-processing-splicing factor 8A-like, which codes for MAAAPPPPGTVGAVPVPPPQAAAPPQAGQPLTPAELEAQLVEKARKWHQLNSKRYGDKRKFGFVEAQKEDMPPEHVRKIIRDHGDMSSKKYRHDKRIYLGALKFVPHAVYKLLENMPMPWEQVRDVKILYHITGAITFVNEIPWVVEPIYLAQWGSMWIMMRREKRDRRHFKRMRFPPFDDEEPPLDYADNLLDVEPLEAIQLELDPEEDGAVYKWFYDHKPLVKTKLINGPSYRKWHLSLPIMATLYRLAGQLLSDLIDWNYFYLFDMESFFTAKALNMCIPGGPKFEPLYRDMEKGDEDWNEFNDINKLIIRQPLRTEYRIAFPHLYNNRPRKVRLCIYHTPMIMYIKTEDPDLPAFYYDPLINPITSTSKIDHREKKASEDEDEDDFSLPDGVDPLLKETPLYTDTTAAGISLLFAPKPFNMRSGRTRRAEDIPLVSEWFKEHCPPAYPVKVRVSYQKLLKCYVLNELHHRPPKAQKKKHLFRSLQATKFFQTTELDWAEAGLQVCKQGYNMLNLLIHRKNLNYLHLDYNFNLKPVKTLTTKERKKSRFGNAFHLCREILRLTKLVVDANIQFRLGNVDAFQLADGLQYIFSHVGQLTGMYRYKYRLMRQIRMCKDLKHLIYYRFNTGPVGKGPGCGFWAPMWRVWLFFLRGIVPLLERWLGNLLARQFEGRHSKGVAKTVTKQRVESHFDLELRAAVMHDVLDAMPEGIKQNKARTILQHLSEAWRCWKANIPWKVPGLPVPIENMILRYVKSKADWWTNVAHYNRERIRRGATVDKTVCRKNLGRLTRLWLKAEQERQHNYLKDGPYVTPEEAVAIYTTTVHWLESRKFSPIPFPPLSYKHDTKLLILALERLKESYSVAVRLNQLQREELGLIEQAYDNPHEALSRIKRHLLTQRAFKEVGIEFMDLYSYLIPVYEIEPLEKITDAYLDQYLWYEGDKRHLFPNWVKPADSEPPPLLVYKWCQGINNLQDIWDTSDGQCVVMLQTKFEKFFEKIDLTLLNRLLRLVLDHNIADYVTAKNNVVLSYKDMSHTNSYGLIRGLQFASFVVQYYGLVLDLLLLGLTRASEIAGPPQMPNEFLTYTDTKVETRHPIRLYSRYIDKVHIMFRFTHEEARDLIQRYLTEHPDPNNENMVGYNNKKCWPRDARMRLMKHDVNLGRSVFWDMKNRLPRSITTLEWENGFVSVYSKDNPNLLFSMSEFEVRILPKIRMTQEAFSNTKDGVWNLQNEQTKERTAIAFLRVDDEHMKVFENRVRQILMSSGSTTFTKIVNKWNTALIGLMTYFREATVHTQELLDLLVKCENKIQTRIKIGLNSKMPSRFPPVIFYTPKEIGGLGMLSMGHILIPQSDLRYSKQTDVGVTHFRSGMSHEEDQLIPNLYRYIQPWESEFIDSQRVWAEYALKRQEAQSQNRRLTLEDLEDSWDRGIPRINTLFQKDRHTLAYDKGWRVRTDFKQYQVLKQNPFWWTHQRHDGKLWNLNNYRTDVIQALGGVEGILEHTLFKGTYFPTWEGLFWEKASGFEESMKYKKLTNAQRSGLNQIPNRRFTLWWSPTINRANVYVGFQVQLDLTGIFMHGKIPTLKISLIQIFRAHLWQKVHESVVMDLCQVLDQELDALEIETVQKETIHPRKSYKMNSSCADVLLFAAHRWQMSKPSLVSESKDVFDQKASNKYWIDVQLRWGDYDSHDIERYTRAKFMDYTTDNMSIYPSPTGVMIGLDLAYNLHSAFGNWFPGSKPLLQQAMNKIMKSNPALYVLRERIRKGLQLYSSEPTEPYLSSQNYGEIFSNQIIWFVDDTNVYRVTIHKTFEGNLTTKPINGAIFIFNPRTGQLFLKVIHTSVWAGQKRLGQLAKWKTAEEVAALVRSLPVEEQPKQIIVTRKGMLDPLEVHLLDFPNIVIKGSELQLPFQACLKIEKFGDLILKATEPQMVLYNIYDDWLKSISSYTAFSRLVLILRALHVNNEKAKMLLKPDKTIVTEPHHIWPSLTDEQWLKVECALRDLILSDYAKKNNVNTSALTQSEIRDIILGAEIAPPSQQRQQIAEIEKQSRETPQSNAVTTRTTNVHGDELIITTTSPYEQAAFASKTDWRVRAISATNLYLRVNHIYVNSDDIKETGYTYIMPKNILKKFICIADLRTQVAGFLYGLSPQDNPQVKEIRCISIPPQHGTHQMVTLPANLPEHEFLADLEPLGWMHTQPNEAPQLSPQDLTSHAKILENNKQWDGEKCIILTCSFTPGSCSLTAYKLTPSGYEWGRSNKDNGSNPHGYLPTHYEKVQMLLSDRFLGFYMVPDNAPWNYNFMGVKHDPLMKYSMKLGTPRDFYHEDHRPTHFLEFSNIEEGEVAEGDREDTFS